In Brassica napus cultivar Da-Ae chromosome C2, Da-Ae, whole genome shotgun sequence, the sequence GTCGCTTTCTTCATCAGACTCatacatgttttcttcatcaaaatcatcGTATTCACCATTACCAGTTTCATAAGGATCTTCTCCAAACGAGTTAAACCTGTAACCTTGAGTGTTGGAGGCATCATCAAATGCTTCAGAAATCTCCTTCATGTCAACACCACCAAACGaaccatcaccatcatcatcatccagtttcttctccttctcagaAGCATCTCTTCTAGCAGCTTGAGCAACAAGCTCCTTTGAAGACTTACGCAACTTCTCGCATAGATTCTCAACTTCTCTCTGTCCCGTCACAAACACAAGTATCCCTCCTTGCGGTAACTTTTTGTGAATCGACATCACTTTCTTATAAGCTTCACCCATATAATTAAACTCGTCGGTCCTCTTGGAGAAATGTATAGTCACCGGGTACTGTCGAGTGGGAACCTCTATTACCGGAGGTGGCTTAGGGAACAACCTTTGCCCCGATACGAAATCTTCTACTCGCAAAGTTGCACTCATCAATATAAGTTTAAGCGGCCAGATAACGTCTTTTGATGCTATTGTGCCTCCAGCTTGTAGATGCTTCTGTTGATCCCTGTAGAGTTCCTGTCGCATTTTGATGGATCGAGTGAGCATCCCAATTAGAATGTCTGTGTTCAAGCTTCTTTCATGAGCTTCATCGAGAATTATCACCGAGTAACGCATCAGTAAGAGATCTTCCTGCAACAGAagaaatttaaacaaataaaattagtaTCTTATAACATTTGAGAAtgggagaaagaaaaagaatctAAAATAATGATTTACCTTAATTTCACGGACTAGAATCCCATCGGTCATAAACTTGATAGCTGAGTTCTCGCCAATCTTTTTGTCGTACCTAACTTGAAACCCTACTTCTTGGCCGAGACGAACACCAAGCTCATGAGCCACCCTCTTGGCAGTGGCGAGGACAGCCACACGGCGTGGCTGTGTAATACCGATAACCCCGCTCCGAGAACTGACTTGCTTTGAACCATAACCAGCTTCATAAAGGAACTGAAAGGTTCAGAAACAGGATTAGATTAGCACTAGACCAAAGAACCCTCAGAACGTGAGCAAAACCAACTGACCTGAGGAACTTGAGTGGTTTTACCACAACCGGTCTTTCCAGAAATAATAACGGTGGGGTGATAATTAATAGCCTCCATGATCTCCTGCTCCATCATTATTATAGGAAGCTCCTTCCTCGTCTCTTCAACTTCAGCTGGTCTTGAAACATGAACTACAAACGCAGGTCCTTTTGGAGTTACATCTTCACTCTCATCCTGTTTTTGGTTATCAAAAACCCATTAAAAACCAAACACACACATCATAGccgatttttcaaaatttgactTACCATTCTTTGTAAGCCTTCTTCATAATCATCATCACGACGAGTTGTCTGTAGATTCTTAAACAtagtttcatcttcttcacgGATCTtagtttcatcttcttcacgGACCTCTTCAGCAGAGATGATCACTTTGGAATCGAGTTCATTGTCATGGATACGTTGGTCAGAATCAGTTTGAAGAGCCACAGGTGTGGTAGGCTCATCGTCCATAAAAGAATCAGAGTCGTCATTTTCCTTGACAGGTTCATCAGACAAAACACCAGCTTTAGATAGTTGCATTGGTCTCCTACGTTTCTCCAGCTTCGTATCAGActgaaacacacacaaaaaagggagaatcagaacagaacagaacaccATTGACTAAACTATTTTAACAAAGACAGAAACTTGCTTACTCTTCCTATAGCTTTTGAAGATTGTAAAAGCAAAGACACATCCTCAGATATTTTATACTTGCTGCAGAGAAACTCAATACCAAACTCATGTAAGACAAAAGATGAATGAATGAATTTTGGGAACTGAAGAAAAGTGTGTAAAGTAAAGCATACTCTAACAACTCGGCAGTTTTGGCAGAGAGGAgctctttctccttctcttcctcAATTTTCTTCAGCTTACGTTTCTGAGATTTGCTCAAAGTCGTCTTCTTTAAGTTGAGCTTATCACCCATCTGTTAATTACAGGTTTTAGTCACTACTTGCAAAAATCTTATTActttcgattagggttttagctTAAACCTTGTTGGGTCctgtgttcttcttcttccttggagGCATTATATCTAAATTGGAATCTTCTCCCTTCATGATTGCCACCGAGAAACTGAAAGACGAAGAAGGTAACTCTTCTAGGATCCATTTAAAGACAACATTACTGCAAAAGGGAGAGAGAAGTCGGCCGGTACCTTGTAATTGCTGTGCCGCCGGAGTCCGGTCTAACTCGCCGGAAACGGTGGCGTTAGGTTTTGGGATGAGAAATTAAAGAAGAAAGCTGCGCTCTGAATATTTACGAATCAATTTAACCTTTTTTGTTTCGGCCCAAAACGGGCCGGCCCAATAAGGTGATAACCCAATTTAACAATTCCTTAACAAACAGTAAGAGAAATTAagctttggttttctttttcagtCTCTCCatcaaaatgaaataaaaagctATCAAGTTTGGTtaatgggcaaatctccaaaatagcatctttctaagtttatatcacaaaaatagcattcaaaaactaaaatgaccaaaatagcacatttctaagtttatcctttgaaaattttaatttttttatttttcaaaatttgaaattttatccccaaaacttcatttctcaactctaaactccaaaccctaaactctaaaccctaaaccctaaactctaaaccctaaaccgtaaaccgtaaaccgtaaaccgtaaacccctaaaccctaaactctaaaccctaaatcctaaaactctaaaccctaaaccctaaaccctaaaatataaaccctaaatcctaaaccctaaaccctaaaccctaaatcctaaaccccaccctttaactctaaaccctaagtttgtgacttttgataaaacattaagtgctatttttgtgacttttgaccttaagtgctagtttgggaacaaaaacttgatttagtgctatttttgtctttttctcttggTTAATTTTTCAATTTCACAAATCACAACCATatctactttttattttattttatggacTTAAAgagaaaaatttccaaaaactcTCTTGGCTGCttttaaaaattctttataACACAtgtatttttcttctcttttgttgTTAACTCCTagttaaaattgtaatttatttaagtataaatCTCATAAATAAGTTTTCAGTTtcgtaacaaaaatatattaaaatatttataaaatagaattctttaattaattaaattattttaaattttaaattttaactttattcCACGCTCTTAATACTAAACTCTAACTTCTTTTTTTACTAAACccaaatacaaataataatagaaaatatcttttaaatttttaagtaattttatttaaataatatttctttttatgtcctatttttgaataaaaactcGATTTAGTGCtatctgaaattttttttttttctttataaaggaaattcaaattctgatttatttattctgggttttttaatatacatatgaTCAGTATGTATCACAGGTGCTAAAGTTAGGTCCATAATCCAAATACGGCCCACTAATTAAGGTTCAACCCGACTCGTAATCAATTATCCGAAAACAAACCCGGTTAGCGCAGAGATCTCGGTTTTATTCGGCCCCTCGATTCGAAGAAAAGAAGCTGACCTCCGTGGCACCGTGCTTCGATCCCATCTTAACCGGCGGTTCAATTTTTCACCGGACTTCTCGCGGTTTCTGTCGCCATCTTCTCCACCCGGTTAGTTCAGTTCTCGCACTCATCGATGACTCTTAATCACGCCCTTTATTTGAGCAAAAATCTTTTTATCTGATATTACTGAATTAAGCTCATGGGTTCACATTAATGGCGAGAtccaattataaaaaatgtttcctttttttttgcgcCTTTGTATCGTCTCATGTGCTATTTATTACTCTTCTGCTACATTGCTGTTACTATTTTAAGCTAGTTTCATtttactaacatgtttactGCACATTGACACTGTATCGATTAGAGATCTAAGCTTAGTAACTGGTCCCAGCTTCGCTGTTTATGGGTTCTTCACTTGTCTGAATCAAGACCATACTTGTTTTAGTAACTACATGTTACTGCACATTGAAACTGTATCGACTTGGGATCTAAGCTTAGTAATAATGTCTGTTTATACTTGTCTGAACCAAGACCATACTCGTTTTAGTAACCACGTTCTGTTTGGTTTCTCTGTTTATATTTAGAAGGGGTTTGGCATGCTTTTGAGATCTAAGCTAGTAACTGGCCCCAACTTTGCCGTTTATGGGTTCTTCACTTGTCTGAATCAAGACCATACTCGTTTTAGTAACTACATGTTCTGTCTAGCTTCATTTGACTAACATGTTACTAAACTCTACCGATTTGAGATTTAAGTTTTAGTAATAATGTCTGTTTAGTGGAAACTTTTTGGTGCAGTCACACTGTTTATGCGTTTTCACTTGTCTGAATCAAAACCATACTCGTTTTAGTACCTACGTTCTGTTTGGTTTCtcagtttttattttcaattttttttttatcattttttattgttcattttttcaaaaatttggaTATGGCAGTGTGGTTTTTAGAAGGGTTTTGGCATGCTTTTAAGAAGATATATCTAAAAGGTTGCGATGCGAGGCGTTAGACCGCGGCTGAGGATAGTTGGCGTTGTGATTTTAGCTGCGTGGATTGGGCTAGCGGCTTTGTTTGGTCTGTTAAAACCTATAAAGAATGGTTGTACTATGACGTACATGTATCCCACTTACATTCCTATCTCTGTGACGGACGGTGCAACTCCTCCTGGGAGATATGGACTTTACCTTTACCATGAAGGATGGAGGAAGATTGATTCTAAGGAACACCTCGATAGACTTAGCGGTGTTCCAGTTCTTTTCATCCCAGGCAATGCCGGTAGCTATAAGCAGGCAAGGGTCATTGTTTCCTTTCTTGAGCTTTTTAGTACCAGAAACAGCCTATTTGTagtaatattatagaatttagaTGGTGCAACTACAAAAGCATTaggtagagaaaaaaaaatgtgaatccAAAGCAAAGTCGGTCCTGAGATTTTGGGGGTTGTAAACAATTTAATAAgagtttatataaaaaaaatatacaaaaactggggcatatataaactttttctAAAATTTCGAAGGCCAGAATGTGAAATGTCTTACTTCTTTCGGGCGCTTATCTCCAGGTTTCATATACTAGTCTCCTTATAGGCCTTGTTTCTTATGTTGTTCGTACAGGTCAGGTCTGTGGCAGCAGAATCTGATAGAGCATACCAGGGAGGTCCATTTGAGCGCACATTCTACCAGGAAGCTTCTCTATTCCGTGGGGAAGGAGCAGATACAGAGTCTGTAGAATATGATATGCCTAGTCAGTACAGTAACAAGCTAGACTGGTTTGCTGTGGATCTTGAAGGTGAACATTCTGCAATGGATGGTCGCATACTTGAGGAGCACACCGAATATGTTGTATATGCCATTCATAGGGTAGGGACTTTTGATAGTTTTGCTTCATTCTCTTGATGACATTCTCAAGTAAAAACACAAAACCTCAATTAAAATCACAAGTTTTATCAAGCTTAAGTGCTCTAAGATAACATAACATACTGCTTTAAGTCTCCTTTCCGAGTGATTATATCTCTGATTCATATCTCGTTTTCTTCAGATTCTAGACCAGTATAAGGAATCTCATGATACCAGAGAAAGGGAAGGTGCCGCTGCCTCCAGTAACATACCACATAACGTGATGCTGGTTGGACATTCTATGGGTGGTTTTGTTGCCAGAGCTGCTGCAGTCCATCCTCGTTTGCGGAAGTCAGCTGTGCAGACCATTCTAACACTCTCAAGTCCACACCAGTGAGTTTTTCCACCGGCTTAACAAGTTATACTCGCCAAACAACATGGTTTTAGGTTTTTTATGTATCTAATTTCATCCAGATCACCTCCTCTGGCATTGCAGCCGTCCTTGGGGCATTACTTTGCTAAGGTGAACCGAGAATGGAGAAAAGGGTATGAATTTCAAACGTCTCCTGGGGGAAGTTATGTGTCTGAGCCATTACTATCTGGAGTTGTTGTTGTATCCATTACTGGTGGCTACAATGACTATCAGGTCTGGTGCTTTCTCTGATTGCATTTTAGTTTCATTAGGATGGGATCGAATGTCTTATTGAGGCTTAGGATTTTCCATTTGGCCTCAGGTGAGATCGAAGCTAGAGTCACTTGATGGTATTGTCCCTTCAAGCCATGGTTTTATGATAAGTAGTACAAGCATGAAAAATGTGTGGCTGTCAATGGAACATCAAGCGATTCTGTGGTGTAACCAATTGGTTGTTCAAGTAGGTAAACAAATCCCTAGTTTTGTAATTTTGCAAAATAGCATGTTTCAATGGATTTTGAGATTCGCATGTCATGCAGGTTTCACATACACTTCTTAGTTTGGTGGACTCAAAAACTAGTCAGCCATTTTCTGATACTCAAAAGAGACTCTGGGTTTTGACCAGAATGCTTCAAAGTGCATTATCACAAAGCTTCAATGGAATCACACCCATGAAAGTCTCTCTTGAGTTACCCAAGTTGGCCTCAAAGGGTAGTTATGAGAACAATTCATTAATTGTCTCTATTACTTGTGGGCACATGCATTCTCTTAACATTGTGATGTCTATCTTCCCAGGCTCTGAATCACAAACTTCTACCTGTGGCCTGGATTGGAGGGATGATGCTCTCGATAGGGATTTGTACATACAAACGAGTACTGTCACAATATTGGCTATGGACGGGAGAAGGCGCTGGTTGGACATAGAATCATTGGTCTGTGCTGATATGATTCACTTAATGATTGCTATTTTAAGACTTGTATATCACTTAAGTTATTGATCTCCCATGACACGTTTTCTGTACTATagggatcaaatggaaagagcCACTTTATCTTTGTTACAAATCTGGCGCCTTGTTCTGGTGTAAGACTCCATCTATGGCCTGAGAAATCGAATTCAAACTTACCAGTTTGTGAAAGGGTTCTGGAAGTTACGTCAAAAATGATTCTCATTCCAGCAGGCCCTGCGCCAAAACAGGTGATACATCAGTTACAACAATGCTTGATTTGTTTCCAGTAACACAGACATTGTCTTTCCATTTTCATTAGCTAGTTTTTCCTTTTATGTTTATTAGTCGGAACCAGGGAGTCAAACCGAGCAAGCTCCTCCGTCTGCAGTGCTAAAGCTAGGGCCTGAAGACATGCACGGATTCAGATTCTTGACTATCTCAGTTGCGCCTCGCGAAGTAATTATACTTTTGCTTTCTTTGAAATTTGAGCAGCTTTCAGATGACTTATAGTGTGTAATAAGTGAAATGAGACTTTCTCTTGCACAGGCAGTTTCAGGTAAACCTCCTGTGGCGGTTTCTATGGCAGTAGGGCAGTTCTTTAACCCTAAGGAAGGGGCCATGGAGGTCTCATCTTCATCTATGCTCTTATCCGCTTACTGGACAAAGGTTACTATTCTTAAAAAGTGGCCACAGTCTTCCTTTGAATCTCCAGTGTTGTAAAAGTGGCCGACTACTTTTCTGCAGGAGCTGTTTTTGAAGGAGGACCATCCTCTAGCTTACAATCTATCATTTGCTATCAGCTTAGGTCTTCTCCCCATAACACTGTCCCTGAAAACAGCTGGATGTGGAATTAAAACTTCTGGTTTACCAGAGGGCGAGACTGGAGACTTGGACAAGGATAGTAAGAATTCAAAACTCTCTTGTTATGATTTTGTATAATTGTTAGCTCTTTCTTATAATTCTAATTACCACACATTGTTCAAATCTGCAGAGCTTTGCAAATTGCGTTGCTTCCCACCTGTTGCCCTTGCCTGGGATTCTACATCTGGACTTCACGTGTTTCCGAATCTCTACAGTGAGACTATAGTTATTGATTCTTCACCAGCTCTTTGGGGTTCTCAGAGCTCTGAGAAATCTACTGTTATGCTACTGGTCAGAAGTCTCTTACACTAAAGCTAGTTTCTGTTATCCTTACTGAAATTGAAAACTCAAatgctttttttaaaaaatttatttcctGGCTCTTCTGCAGGTTGATCCTCATTGCTCGTACACTGCAAATGTTCATGTCTCTGCTCCTACTGTGTCCAGCAGATTTGTACTTCTATACGGTCCTCAGATAGTTGGCTTCTCATTTGCCGTGACATTGTTTACACTTATGCGGCAAGCTAATCAATGGGACCACAAACAATCTGTGCCACCTTTGCTCTCTGCTGTAGAGTCCAACTTAGAACTGCCATCTCCATTTCTGCTTCTTGCTGC encodes:
- the LOC106375490 gene encoding uncharacterized protein LOC106375490, translating into MRGVRPRLRIVGVVILAAWIGLAALFGLLKPIKNGCTMTYMYPTYIPISVTDGATPPGRYGLYLYHEGWRKIDSKEHLDRLSGVPVLFIPGNAGSYKQVRSVAAESDRAYQGGPFERTFYQEASLFRGEGADTESVEYDMPSQYSNKLDWFAVDLEGEHSAMDGRILEEHTEYVVYAIHRILDQYKESHDTREREGAAASSNIPHNVMLVGHSMGGFVARAAAVHPRLRKSAVQTILTLSSPHQSPPLALQPSLGHYFAKVNREWRKGYEFQTSPGGSYVSEPLLSGVVVVSITGGYNDYQVRSKLESLDGIVPSSHGFMISSTSMKNVWLSMEHQAILWCNQLVVQVSHTLLSLVDSKTSQPFSDTQKRLWVLTRMLQSALSQSFNGITPMKVSLELPKLASKGSESQTSTCGLDWRDDALDRDLYIQTSTVTILAMDGRRRWLDIESLGSNGKSHFIFVTNLAPCSGVRLHLWPEKSNSNLPVCERVLEVTSKMILIPAGPAPKQSEPGSQTEQAPPSAVLKLGPEDMHGFRFLTISVAPREAVSGKPPVAVSMAVGQFFNPKEGAMEVSSSSMLLSAYWTKELFLKEDHPLAYNLSFAISLGLLPITLSLKTAGCGIKTSGLPEGETGDLDKDKLCKLRCFPPVALAWDSTSGLHVFPNLYSETIVIDSSPALWGSQSSEKSTVMLLVDPHCSYTANVHVSAPTVSSRFVLLYGPQIVGFSFAVTLFTLMRQANQWDHKQSVPPLLSAVESNLELPSPFLLLAAFPLLSSLFFSFLMAQPFPPLASFTVVSMICYLLANAFISVLVIVSKFVFQASALVHTTVKSKCQALERSSSLASSVVCLKAIRILKLNTTVVMTLVAVTLVSFLHPALGLFVLLTSHALCCHNSMCCIMMASRKKEPVDQKTEAERKTRHTSGRLEPLPEDTSEKSFVETQADIFNHRHGLLILHLLAAMMFVPSLAAWFQRIGTGQSFPWFADSVLCVGVIFHGIMNSRPESSILRSFPSVLGHQLRPHHIYLLAGYYCFFSGLELAPYKVFYVIAALGYISLSLKISQVNNNDLRFRAKSRIHRR